A single region of the Methanofollis fontis genome encodes:
- the tsaA gene encoding tRNA (N6-threonylcarbamoyladenosine(37)-N6)-methyltransferase TrmO has translation MHTESTDPTRQPVTYRPIGVIRTPFTEQENTPIQGIFNPACGTVEVFPEYEEGLLDVESFSHLILIYHFHRANGAMLRQKPFLDVQKERGIFSIRHFNRPNPIGLSIVELKGVRGTTLDICGIDVLDGTPLLDIKPYVRQFDHREEVRSGWVDDQHVDDIREWNSTPEALRHRGRVNL, from the coding sequence ATGCATACTGAATCAACCGATCCGACACGACAACCGGTCACCTACCGGCCCATCGGCGTCATCAGGACGCCCTTTACCGAACAGGAGAACACCCCCATCCAGGGGATATTCAATCCGGCCTGCGGCACCGTCGAGGTCTTCCCGGAGTATGAGGAGGGGCTGCTGGATGTCGAGTCCTTCTCGCACCTGATCCTCATCTACCACTTCCACCGGGCGAACGGTGCCATGCTCCGCCAGAAGCCCTTCCTGGATGTCCAGAAGGAGCGCGGTATCTTTTCCATCCGCCATTTCAACCGCCCGAACCCGATCGGGCTCTCGATCGTGGAGCTGAAGGGTGTGCGCGGCACCACCCTCGATATCTGCGGCATCGACGTCCTCGATGGCACGCCGCTCCTGGATATCAAGCCCTATGTCCGCCAGTTCGACCACCGCGAGGAGGTCAGGAGCGGATGGGTGGACGATCAGCATGTGGACGATATCAGGGAGTGGAACAGCACCCCCGAGGCGCTCAGGCACCGCGGCCGGGTGAATCTGTGA
- the modA gene encoding molybdate ABC transporter substrate-binding protein, with protein MKSFPILVALLLVVGASCAICGCTTEQTSTTPQVSEDKELMVYCGAGIRGPMEEIAALYENETGTLIEFTFGGSAQLLSQIELVEQGDLYMPGATAYIEKADEKGYVSTTEKVVYHIPVIAVAKGNPKNVTCIEDLARDDLTVVIGDPTGPAIGKTTKKILNGSGLWEQVDQNAAAKRATVNELVVDVCMGTADATVIWYDLYVPDKMDLVEIPQDQNDIKVIPIGTLSFSENPVEAQKFADFVASDEGKAIFAEHGYVIYPDPKYES; from the coding sequence ATGAAGTCATTCCCGATCCTTGTGGCCCTGCTGCTGGTGGTGGGCGCCTCCTGTGCCATCTGCGGATGCACAACCGAACAGACGTCGACCACCCCGCAGGTCTCTGAAGATAAGGAGCTGATGGTCTACTGCGGCGCCGGTATCCGCGGCCCGATGGAGGAGATCGCTGCCCTCTACGAGAACGAGACCGGCACCCTGATCGAGTTCACCTTTGGCGGTTCGGCCCAGCTGCTCAGCCAGATTGAACTGGTCGAACAGGGCGACCTCTACATGCCCGGCGCAACCGCCTACATCGAGAAGGCGGACGAAAAGGGGTATGTGAGCACCACCGAGAAGGTCGTCTACCACATCCCGGTGATCGCCGTTGCAAAGGGCAATCCGAAGAATGTGACCTGCATTGAGGACCTGGCCCGGGACGACCTGACGGTCGTCATCGGCGATCCCACCGGACCTGCCATTGGCAAGACCACCAAGAAGATCCTGAATGGCAGTGGACTCTGGGAGCAGGTCGATCAGAATGCCGCCGCAAAGCGCGCCACCGTCAACGAACTCGTTGTCGATGTCTGCATGGGCACGGCAGATGCAACTGTCATCTGGTACGATCTCTATGTCCCCGACAAGATGGACCTTGTAGAGATCCCGCAGGACCAGAACGATATCAAGGTGATCCCGATCGGTACGCTCTCCTTCTCGGAGAACCCGGTAGAAGCGCAGAAATTTGCCGACTTCGTCGCCTCCGATGAGGGCAAGGCGATCTTTGCGGAGCACGGGTATGTCATCTACCCGGACCCGAAGTATGAGTCCTGA
- a CDS encoding putative sulfate/molybdate transporter: MEEAVEMEEKNRPLSLRFTIGEFAGSVGDFGTILPIVLGVALVCNVNLAHIFLFFALWYVVSGLIYRLPIPIEPLKAVGAIAIAEGLTAGEIAGAGLIIGVIFLGLGCCGSMTWLRDRIPVSVIRGVQAGLALVLIKTSIGFLISDPLFAGISVAVVVIFFIAALHWKINDVSALIVLAIGIGAGILTAGLPNLSMIPLPSLLLPSTADLVHAGLYLVPPQFPLTLTNAILATSLLAHDLFKTDVPPDRLSRTIGIMNLVSVPLGGFPMCHGAGGLAAQHRFGARTGGSNIIAGVIFLGFALFFASPESLALIPLGVFGGLLFFAAVELGKHSAKTDSYAVTIVIAVLSVLVNITVGFVVGLILAYLLRWQKREKAPE; encoded by the coding sequence ATGGAGGAAGCAGTGGAAATGGAGGAGAAAAACAGACCATTATCGCTCAGATTCACCATCGGCGAGTTCGCCGGATCGGTGGGAGACTTCGGCACCATCCTCCCGATCGTGCTCGGCGTCGCTCTGGTCTGCAACGTGAACCTCGCGCATATCTTCCTCTTCTTTGCCCTCTGGTATGTGGTTTCAGGACTGATCTACCGCCTCCCGATACCAATAGAGCCCTTGAAGGCGGTCGGTGCCATCGCCATCGCCGAAGGACTGACAGCAGGGGAGATCGCCGGCGCCGGACTGATCATCGGTGTGATCTTCCTGGGCCTCGGGTGTTGCGGGAGCATGACCTGGTTGCGGGACCGGATCCCGGTCTCCGTCATCAGGGGCGTGCAGGCAGGACTTGCCCTGGTACTGATTAAAACCTCTATCGGATTTCTCATATCAGACCCCCTCTTTGCCGGCATTTCCGTTGCTGTCGTCGTGATCTTCTTCATCGCTGCCCTCCACTGGAAGATCAATGATGTCTCGGCACTCATCGTCCTCGCCATCGGGATCGGCGCCGGCATCCTCACCGCCGGTCTCCCCAACCTCTCGATGATACCCCTGCCCTCCCTCCTCCTCCCCTCCACCGCCGATCTCGTCCACGCCGGACTCTATCTCGTCCCACCGCAGTTCCCGCTCACCCTCACGAATGCGATCCTGGCGACCTCCCTCCTCGCCCACGACCTCTTCAAAACCGATGTACCGCCCGACCGCCTCTCCCGCACCATCGGGATCATGAACCTGGTCTCGGTCCCGCTCGGGGGTTTTCCGATGTGCCATGGCGCCGGCGGGCTTGCGGCCCAGCACCGCTTCGGGGCCCGCACAGGCGGGTCGAACATCATTGCCGGCGTGATCTTCCTGGGGTTCGCCCTCTTCTTCGCCTCACCGGAGAGTCTCGCCCTCATCCCCCTCGGGGTCTTCGGCGGTCTGCTCTTCTTTGCCGCCGTCGAACTGGGCAAACACTCGGCAAAGACCGACTCCTATGCGGTCACCATCGTGATCGCCGTGCTCTCGGTCCTGGTGAACATCACCGTCGGCTTCGTGGTCGGGCTCATCCTGGCATATCTGCTCCGCTGGCAGAAGAGAGAGAAGGCACCAGAGTGA
- a CDS encoding ABC transporter ATP-binding protein: protein MIEIEHVAKKFGDKEVLRDVNAVIRDGEIFAIIGPSGSGKSTLLRIINLLDRPSGGRVLLDGEDIHAERNQALSYRRKMAMVFQKPAAFNENVYENIAIGLRMRHLPEPAIRQKIEEALEVIGLTGYEKRRAKTLSGGEMQRVALARAIVTEPAVLLMDEPTANLDPVSTAAIEDLVLQINRKFGQTVVISTHDMLQGQRLAHRIGVMMDGVFSQIGTPREVFAMPKNKHVARFIGIENIISGTIVRTSEGVADIAANGATIHAVTPLPVGTRVCACVKPEDITVHLIDGTQISARNVLDGTIKAEKAFGPLDHLTVDCGIPMSVLITWKSSEELGIEKGARIRISFKASAVHVMEDTD from the coding sequence CCGTCTGGTTCAGGCAAGTCCACCCTTCTGCGGATCATCAACCTCCTCGACCGCCCGAGCGGCGGGCGCGTGCTGCTGGATGGCGAGGACATCCATGCCGAACGGAACCAGGCGCTCTCTTATAGGCGAAAGATGGCGATGGTCTTCCAGAAACCCGCCGCTTTCAATGAGAATGTCTATGAGAACATCGCCATCGGGCTTCGGATGCGGCACCTGCCGGAACCTGCGATCCGGCAGAAGATCGAGGAGGCGCTCGAGGTGATCGGGCTTACCGGCTATGAGAAACGCCGGGCAAAGACCCTCTCGGGCGGCGAGATGCAGCGGGTCGCCCTGGCGAGGGCGATCGTCACCGAACCGGCGGTCCTCCTCATGGACGAACCCACGGCAAACCTCGATCCGGTTTCGACGGCGGCGATCGAGGACCTCGTGCTCCAGATAAACCGGAAGTTCGGCCAGACCGTGGTCATCTCCACGCACGACATGCTCCAGGGCCAGCGCCTTGCCCACCGGATCGGGGTGATGATGGACGGGGTGTTCTCCCAGATCGGGACACCCCGCGAGGTGTTTGCGATGCCGAAGAACAAGCACGTCGCCCGCTTTATCGGCATCGAGAACATCATCTCCGGAACGATCGTCCGGACATCGGAGGGTGTTGCAGATATCGCCGCCAATGGTGCGACCATCCATGCCGTCACCCCGCTTCCTGTCGGCACGCGTGTATGCGCCTGCGTCAAGCCCGAGGACATCACCGTCCACCTGATCGACGGCACGCAGATCAGTGCACGCAATGTACTCGACGGGACGATCAAGGCGGAAAAGGCCTTCGGCCCGCTCGATCATCTCACCGTCGACTGCGGGATCCCCATGTCCGTCCTGATCACCTGGAAATCCTCTGAAGAACTGGGGATAGAAAAAGGCGCCCGCATCCGGATATCGTTCAAGGCGAGCGCCGTTCATGTCATGGAGGACACCGACTGA